Genomic window (Marinifilum sp. JC120):
TCAACTCTTCAAAAACACCATTTCATATAAAAAACTGGCCGGACTGACCCGCGGACAGCGACGCATTGTCACCGACGAACAGCTCATTGAGTGCTTTGATTCCTTTATTGAGATGGGTAAATATTTTTCTCCTTCCAATTCCAAAGCGGAATTCATCATTGAAGAACTGGAAATCAACCCCTTTGCCTTCACCGAATACCTGATGGTTCCGCTGGACGGTCTGTGCCGCTTCTCAAGACCGGACGAAATGCCGCTGGCCCGTCCGGTAAAAAAAATCCACAACCTGCTCCACCCAAAAAAAATCGGTATCATCGGGGTATCATCCACCCGCCGCAATTTCGGACGCATTATCCTCGATAATGTTCTGGCTGAAGGATACGCAAAGGAAGACGTAATCATCATCCGTGAAGGATGTGAGGAAGTAGACGGAGTACGCTGCGTTCCAAACCTCGATGCACTGGATCACCAACTGGACCTTTTCGTCGTTGCCATTGCCGCCCAGCATGTTCCTGATCTGGTGGACGAAGTGATTGAACTGGACTCAGCCAAAAGCGTTATGCTCATTCCCGGCGGCATGGGCGAAACCGAAGACAGCAAGGAACGGGCAGAGCAGGTCATCGCCAGCATCAATGCAAAACATGCTGAAGCTGACGGCGGGCCGGTTTTCATCGGGGCCAACTGCATGGGTGTGGTTTCCCGTCCCGGAGGTTACGACACATGGTTTATCCCGGACGAAAAACTGCCCAAAGACCGCAACGCTCCATACCAGCGGGCAGCCCTGATCAGCCAGAGCGGGGCTTTCATGGTCTTCCGCTCCAGCCAGTGCCCGGAACTGAATCCGGCCTACATGGTTTCCATGGGCAACCAGACCGACCTCACTCTTGGAGACATGGTCCATTACTTTAAAGACTCAGAAGAAGTGGACGTCATTGCGGTCTACGCCGAAGGATTCAACGACCTTGACGGGCTGGAATTCTGCCGGGCAGTGCGCCAAGCGGTGATGAACGGCAAAGAAGTGGTCTTTTACAAAGCAGGAAGAACCCCAGAAGGCAAGACTGCCACCAGCGGACATACCGCCTCGCTGGCCGGGGACTATATGGTTTGCGAAAGCTGCGTGCGGCAGGCCGGAGCAATCGTTGCCCGTACTTTTCAGGAATTTCAGGATCTGTTCATGCTGGCGGAAAAACTGAGCGGTAAAACCATCTGCGGAGACAGGCTTGCCGCTGTAAGCGGAGCCGGATTTGAAGCAGTAGGCATGGCCGACTCCATCCAGTCGGATGATTATGACATTGAACTGGCACGATTCAGTAAGAAATCAATCAAGGCCATTGATGAAATTCTGGAAGCCAGAAAACTGAAATCATTGGTTACCATCCAGAATCCGCTGGATCTTACTCCGGGCTCTAATGATATGGTACATGCTTCCATGGCTGAAATTATGGTCAAAGACCCGGCTGTGGACTCAATTGTCATCGGGCTTGACCCGCTCTCCCCGTCCATGCACACATTGGCCGAACCGACAATTCCCGCCTTTTCCATGGAAGACGAAAATGCCCTTGGCAAACTGCTCATTAAAATTGTTCAAAAGAGCGACAAACCAGTGCTGGCAGTTGTTGACGGCGGCAGGTTGTATGATCCCCTGCGAGACATGTTACTGGCAAACGGAGTCCCGGTCTTCCCGGTCTGCGACCGCGCTGTAGCCGCCATAGCCCTATACTCCAAAGCTCGCATGCGCGCCGAGGTGATCCGGCTGGCCCATGGCTGTGATTAAATTAGCACCATAAAAGTACAGGCCGTGATTCACAATGAACCACGGCCTGTACTTTTTGAGGAGGAAGAATGCTAAACAGTAAATATCTATAAAATTTATTCTTAGTATCTATCGTTACTACGGCTGGCTAGTTTCTCTGCTCTGTCGGATTTCTCAACAACAACGTAAGCCCTTTCCGCGTTCTGGAAAAAAACATTTTCAACGAATCTTGCTATTCCACAAAGCCAGCACATAAACATAAAATCTCTCCAACAACTTAAAAGTACATTCAAAAAACTATTTTCAAATTTCTTTTGGAACACTTATTTTCAGTGTACGCAGAAAAGACTCTTCGTCAATGAGATTCAATTAATTCTTTTTTTCACATTTTATATCGACATTCATTAAACACTCACAAACTACTGAAACAAAGAATTAAATACAGCTGAATACTCATTCAAAGGACCTTAAAAAAGCCACTTTGCAAAACAAAGTGGCCGCCTTGAATTCTCATGAGAACCCCACTAAATCTAATCAACAGTACGTTCTTATGTCCGTTTCTCATTTCTTCGCTCAATCATTCCGGTACTAAAAGGAATAACTAAAAAGGCAACAAGGAAAAGAATCACGCCCTTCCACCCTGCATATTCATATGCGAATCCAGCTCCGGTAATCCCCAGCCACCCACCTGTGTAGTAAAACAGAACATAAAGGGCATTGGCTTTGCCATGGCTGCAAGTCAATTTACGATTCAGGAGGACAACAGCCACAGTGTGGATAGTAAAAAATCCGGCGCACACTCCCATCAATCCGACGATTACAGCTGTGACTGACGGTAACAAAAGCATTAAAAGCGATAGCCCCAAAAGAATGGAGCCGAAAGTCAGCATCGCCCCTCCCCCGAAACGACTGCTGAACCTTCCGGCAAGCGGACCCAAAAATATACCTAGTATATAAACCAGATAAACAAGTGTAATTGTCTCAGTAGTAAAATCAAACGGGGGGTGTGAAAGCCTGTACGGCAGGTAATTAAAAACCGGGGAAAAAATCAGCAAACTTCCTGCACCACAACCATAGAGAAGAAGAAGTTCCTTGCGTTTCAGCAGTGAAGCATATGTTTCTTTTCCGTTATTCGTGCGCGAGGCAGCAATCTCTTTTTTGCCAGTGGCAGGCAAAATAAGGACTGCCAGAACAGTTGTGATCAGAATAAATATTGAGGCTGTGGTAAACGCATACCTCCAATGAAGAGGCGGATGAATCCATCCTCCGAGCAACCTTCCGCCCAGTCCGCCCAGTATAGTGGCGGAAACATATGATCCCATAACTACACTGAGCCGCTGCGCCGGAAGAGTGCGAGCCAGCCATGCGGCAAGGCTTGTGGTCAAAGCCGGGATGAAAAGTCCCTGCAACAATCTTGCGCTGACAAGAACTGTATAGTTATGAGTCAATGCACAAACGAATCCACCAGCCGCTACGAAAACACCACCGGCAACGATTATGGGTTTAATCGAATATCTATCCGACAAATAGCCAAAGAACAGGTTTGAAAGCACAATCCCCAGAATTACGAATGAAACTGAAAATGAAGCCTGCACAGGACTGATCTGGAATTCAGACTGAAGAATAGGCAGGACTGGTTGCGGAAGATATATATTGGTAAAAGATGCCGAGACCAGAGCAAAAACCGCGAGCTGTATTTTGACGATATTATTCATCAGCATTTCCTTCCAGGCCGGACAGACACAGTCATTAACAAAGCACATTAATTACATTACTTATCATTGCTCCGAAAACTAATTTTTATCAAGCAAACAAAAACCCCGCTCCGTGAACAGAGCGGGGGTTTTGAATTCAATATGAATTAATTTTTAATTAAATTAGTTCAAATCAAATGCATCTTTTTTAAAAAGCAGTAAAAGTCTTCATTTCACCATCACCAACCGGAAACCAGTAGTTTTAGTTTTGTCTATCATTCCCATCGAATAACGATCAGAACACAAATTCCAAGGATGATGCTTCCAGGTCCCGCCCCGCACAACACGCGAATAGCGCTGCCCTTTTATCACTGGATTACTACGAGGATGCTTCTCGTATGCCTTCTCGTCATAACAATCCAGACACCACTCGCTGACATTCCCAAGCATATCATGCAGCCCGAACTTATTAGGCTTGAATTTTCCTACCATAGAGCTGACTTCATAACCATCATTGCAAGGAAACGATCCCCATGATGGCCTGCTTGCAGTAAAACTTTTGTCGGACAGATTTTCATACAGGCAGGCACTGGAATCGGAATTTCCCCAATAATATCTGGAGGCAGCCCCCGCTCTGGCTGCGTATTCCCACTGGGCCTCAGTAGGCAAAAAAAATGTACCCTGCCCCTTTGCTGACAGCCACTTCGCAAATTCAACAGCATCTTTCCAAGTAACACGTACTACAGGCTGGGTATCACTATTCAATTGAAGACCGTCATAACGTTTGCTGTTATGATTAGCCTTAAACCTCCGATACTGCGCATTGGTGATTTCATATTTCCCCATCCAGAAACCATCCACGCAGACCTCATGAACAGGCTTCTCATCACTTTCTCCATCACTGCTGCCCATCATAAAACACCCACCCGGCACCCAGACAAACTGCATGCCTGTAGTCGGCTCGGTCCAGAGCTGCCCTGCTTTGGGAGTCTTGCCGGATTTGGAAGTCTTGGAAACTGCCGGAGACGGGACAGGCTTTTTCTTCTGCGTCTGCTGACGAAACTCAAGCCCGATAAATTCGTCGGGGTCCACGGCATGGGCGGGGACAGCCAAAGCAATCAACAGGATCAGAGTAAATAATCGATATAGCATGGTCGCACCTTTTAAAACTGGTTGTTTTCAGGGCTTACGGATCAGGCGAAATCCATAGTTATTTTTTCTACTATCAGCATCAGAGTTTGAACGGCTGGCGGACCTGAGCCACGCTGGCATATTCATCCAACTGCCGCCGCGTAAAACAGGCTTACGCAATTTACCCTTAACTACGGGATTCTTTCTTGTGTGTTTGGTATAAGCATCTATCTCGAAAAAATCCTCACACCATTCTTCAACATTACCGTGCATATCATAGAGTCCAAAGGCATTGGCTGTAAAAGCCCCGACCAAAGTCGACACCTTTCTATAAACTCCCTTATGTCCGTTTCCATATACGTAATTTGCGTTATAGTTGGCTTGGTCAGAACTAATGGTTTCGCCAAAATAATATGGTGTTGACGTCCTCGCCCGACAGGCATATTCCCACTCAGCCTCAGTGGGTAATTTGAAATCCCCATATCCTTGAGAACTCAACCAATCGGCAAAACTCCGGGCCTCGTGCCACGAGACAAAGACCACGGGCTGACGATCTTGATTCAGGCTTTTTCCTTTATAATCTTTACTATTATGACCTGCACGAAACTTGCGATATTGACCGTTTGTCACCTCGTACCGCCCCATCCAGAACCCATCAACACAGACCTCGTGCACAGGAAGCTCAACCGCACGCCCCTTACTACTGCCCATCATAAAACATCCGCCCGGAATCCAGACGAATTCCATACCTGTGCTCGGTTCGGTCCAGACCTGACCTGCTTTGGGAATCTTGCCGGACTTGAAAGGCTTGGAAATAGCCGGAGAAGGAGCAAACTTTTTCTTCTGTGTCTGCTCCCGAAACTCAAGCCCGATGAACTCGTCGGGGTTTACGGCATGGGCGGGGATAGCCAGAGTCAGCAGGAGGATGAAAATAGAAAAGATACGCAGCATATGACCTCACCTTGCAGAATTTAAATCCGGGCTTGCTGTTAACCTGCGCCAATAAATTCATGAACCTATAAATTATTCTATCCTCACCAAACGAAAACCAACATTGTTGGTTTTTAAAGAAGGATAACTACCGCCACGACTGGCAGATCTGGAATTCTCGGGTCGGCCATACCAACTACCCCCACGGTAGACCCGCTCATAACCATCGGCCGAATAAACAGGATTCTTACGGGGAAGAGTCGAATAAGCCTTCTGGTTGTACCAATCCTCAACCCATTCCCAGACATTGCCATGCATATCGTAGAGACCGAAATCGTTGGGGACCAAAGAACCTACGGAAAGAGACATCTTCCTGATAACCCCTTGCCGTCCACGACCATAAATATGGTAACCATGATAGTTGACCAGATCAGTACTGATAGTCTCACCAAAAAAGAAAGGAGTATTTGTCCCGGCACGGCAGGCATATTCCCATTCAGCTTCTGTAGGCAGACGAAACCTGCCATTGCCTTTACCCGACAACCATTTGGCAAAAGCTGTGGCATCGTTCCATGAAACATAAACTGCGGGCTGAGTATCTCCATCCAAGGATTTGCCCTTATTCTCTTTGCTGTCATGGTCAGGCATATAGTTTCTGAACTGCGCATTGGTCACCTCAAACATCCCCATCCAGAAACCATCTACACAGACCTCATGGACCGGGCCTTCATCCCTGTCGTCCCTGCCTTTTTCAGAAAGAGGTGCGCCCATCTTGAAACACCCGGACGGAACCCGGACAAACTTCATACCTGTGGTCGGTTCAGTCCAAGTTTTAATCCCCTTGGGAATCGGGTGTGAAGTTACTAATTTTGCTGAGCCGAGATCAACCTTCCCCTTCAGCACCAGACGAAAACCGACACCGGCGTATTTGTTGGATGGATCTTCCCAATTGCGATCTGCTGTCCGCACCCTTCCAAAACCGTCATGCCAGCTACCTCCACGATGGACACGACTCTTGCCTTCAACCTTATTAACAGGATTCTTATGATCGTGTTTTGAATATGCTTCCTTATCATACCAATCTTCACACCACTCAGAGAGATTGCCCAGCATATCATGCAAACCGAACCTGTTAGGCTCATAGCTGCCCACCGGAGCAGTCGCGGCATACCCGTCATCACAAGAATAA
Coding sequences:
- a CDS encoding CoA-binding protein, yielding MFIENEISFEAIDDLFSNADNEGRDYLFEYEVYNLLANSGAETPPAANLLPRGARFSDEELTSIPGEKAVLKIVSPTIIHKTEVGGVRIVKKEPSKIRSAVRGMMYEVPENYAAYIERNPDHGPEEYKGLHGEALVKAISRDLKGVLQVQFMPPDSNSFGNELIVGLRRTREFGTIISAGLGGTDTELYAERFRKGQAIVAASVQMVDGQSFFQLFKNTISYKKLAGLTRGQRRIVTDEQLIECFDSFIEMGKYFSPSNSKAEFIIEELEINPFAFTEYLMVPLDGLCRFSRPDEMPLARPVKKIHNLLHPKKIGIIGVSSTRRNFGRIILDNVLAEGYAKEDVIIIREGCEEVDGVRCVPNLDALDHQLDLFVVAIAAQHVPDLVDEVIELDSAKSVMLIPGGMGETEDSKERAEQVIASINAKHAEADGGPVFIGANCMGVVSRPGGYDTWFIPDEKLPKDRNAPYQRAALISQSGAFMVFRSSQCPELNPAYMVSMGNQTDLTLGDMVHYFKDSEEVDVIAVYAEGFNDLDGLEFCRAVRQAVMNGKEVVFYKAGRTPEGKTATSGHTASLAGDYMVCESCVRQAGAIVARTFQEFQDLFMLAEKLSGKTICGDRLAAVSGAGFEAVGMADSIQSDDYDIELARFSKKSIKAIDEILEARKLKSLVTIQNPLDLTPGSNDMVHASMAEIMVKDPAVDSIVIGLDPLSPSMHTLAEPTIPAFSMEDENALGKLLIKIVQKSDKPVLAVVDGGRLYDPLRDMLLANGVPVFPVCDRAVAAIALYSKARMRAEVIRLAHGCD
- a CDS encoding MFS transporter, with amino-acid sequence MNNIVKIQLAVFALVSASFTNIYLPQPVLPILQSEFQISPVQASFSVSFVILGIVLSNLFFGYLSDRYSIKPIIVAGGVFVAAGGFVCALTHNYTVLVSARLLQGLFIPALTTSLAAWLARTLPAQRLSVVMGSYVSATILGGLGGRLLGGWIHPPLHWRYAFTTASIFILITTVLAVLILPATGKKEIAASRTNNGKETYASLLKRKELLLLYGCGAGSLLIFSPVFNYLPYRLSHPPFDFTTETITLVYLVYILGIFLGPLAGRFSSRFGGGAMLTFGSILLGLSLLMLLLPSVTAVIVGLMGVCAGFFTIHTVAVVLLNRKLTCSHGKANALYVLFYYTGGWLGITGAGFAYEYAGWKGVILFLVAFLVIPFSTGMIERRNEKRT
- a CDS encoding formylglycine-generating enzyme family protein — encoded protein: MLYRLFTLILLIALAVPAHAVDPDEFIGLEFRQQTQKKKPVPSPAVSKTSKSGKTPKAGQLWTEPTTGMQFVWVPGGCFMMGSSDGESDEKPVHEVCVDGFWMGKYEITNAQYRRFKANHNSKRYDGLQLNSDTQPVVRVTWKDAVEFAKWLSAKGQGTFFLPTEAQWEYAARAGAASRYYWGNSDSSACLYENLSDKSFTASRPSWGSFPCNDGYEVSSMVGKFKPNKFGLHDMLGNVSEWCLDCYDEKAYEKHPRSNPVIKGQRYSRVVRGGTWKHHPWNLCSDRYSMGMIDKTKTTGFRLVMVK
- a CDS encoding formylglycine-generating enzyme family protein, with translation MLRIFSIFILLLTLAIPAHAVNPDEFIGLEFREQTQKKKFAPSPAISKPFKSGKIPKAGQVWTEPSTGMEFVWIPGGCFMMGSSKGRAVELPVHEVCVDGFWMGRYEVTNGQYRKFRAGHNSKDYKGKSLNQDRQPVVFVSWHEARSFADWLSSQGYGDFKLPTEAEWEYACRARTSTPYYFGETISSDQANYNANYVYGNGHKGVYRKVSTLVGAFTANAFGLYDMHGNVEEWCEDFFEIDAYTKHTRKNPVVKGKLRKPVLRGGSWMNMPAWLRSASRSNSDADSRKNNYGFRLIRKP